Part of the Halodesulfovibrio aestuarii DSM 17919 = ATCC 29578 genome, TAGCTTTGCCGGTTTCGATTCCGCCAGTGAACGAAATAAGATCAACCTTATCGCTTTCGGCTAGTTCTGCACCAACTTGAGGACCGGCGCCGAGCACGGTGTTGACGACACCTGGAGGGAATCCGGCCTCTTCAGCCAATTCCGTCACTTTAAGAGTCGTAAGCGGGGTAATCTCACTCGGTTTCATAACTATGGTACATCCAGCGGCTAAAGCCGGAGCCATTTTCCACGAAGCCTGAAGTAATGGATAATTCCACGGAGAGATCTGTCCGCAGACGCCCACTGGTTCACGAACAACAATGCTGGTCGAATCCGGATTAGGTGAGGCAATAACCTCACCACCATCTTTATCGGCCAAGCCGGCGAAGTAGCGGAAAATACCCGCGATGTCGTCCATGTCCCACCGGCTTTCCTGAACAGTCTTGCCTGTATCGAGGCTTTCCAGTCGAGCCAGTTCCTCATGGTCACGTTCGATAAGGTCAGCAAGCTTGAATACAAGCCTTGCGCGTTCCGTCGCCGGAGTTTGCGGCCACCCTCCCTTATCAAAAGCGTGTCGGGCAGCTTCAATGCCCGCTTTGGCATCCTCACGGTTTCCTTCCGAAACAGAGGCAATGACCGATGCGTCAAACGGGTTCAGTATCTCGCGCGTCCTGCCGGAACAGGACTCAACCCACTGTCCGTTAATATAATGTTTGCCTTGCAGCATGATTCCCTCTAGTTCGAATTACTTTTCATGTTTGTAATAAGGCACGTTTTCAGGAGCCAACGGAGTGTTACCAAGGATAATATCTGCAGCTTTTTCTGCAATCATCATAACCGGAGCATAGATGTTACCGTTGGTAACATACGGCATGACAGAGGCGTCTACCACACGCAGTCCTTCCACGCCATGCACACGTAATTCAGAATCGGTAACAGCCATGTCATGGGTACCCATGGCGCATGTGCAACTCGGGTGGTATGCGGATTCGCCTTCGTTAGCCACGAAGTCGAGAATTTCCTCGTCGGTCTGCGCCTGTTCCCCCGGAGCCAGTTCCTTACCTCTAAATTCATCAAACGCTGACTGGGTCATAATTTCACGAGTTTTGCGGATAGCTTCAACCCATTCACGCTTTTCCTGCTCAGTAGAGAGGTAATTAAAGAGGATGCTTGGATGTTCATTCGCATTAGTGGACTTGATCTTTACATGACCGCGTACATCTGTGTTCATCGGACCAACATGAACCTGATATCCATGTCCCTCATTAGGGGCCGAACCGTCATAGCGAATGGCGATAGGCAAGAAATGGTACTGGATATTAGGGTACTCAACTTGATCGTTGCCGCGAATAAATCCACCTGCTTCGAAATGGTTGGTCGCTGCTGCGCCTTTTCCGTTAATGAGCCAATTCAAACCGATAGCAGGCTGATTGTACCACTTAAGCGCAGGGTACATGCTGACCGGTTTCTTACATGCATACTGAACATAAAGCTCAAGATGATCCTGAAGATTTTCGCCAACACCAGGAAGATCCTGCACCACATTAATTCCTAAAGCGGATAATTCAGAACCATTACCCACACCGGAGAGCTGGAGCAACTGAGGAGAGTTGATGGCACCGCCGCAGGAAATAATCTCACCTGCGTAAGCCTTGTGGGTGCTATTGCCGCGAGTGTACTCCACACCAACAGCCCGCTTGCCTTCAAATATAATACGCGTGGTCATGGCTTTGCATTTTACTGTCAGGTTCTCGCGATCCTTGACCGGATGGATATATGCACGAGCGGCATTCCAGCGACGTCCCTTATGCGTATTACGATCGAACTTACCGAATCCTTCCTGCTTATAGCCGTTGACATCCTTGGTCACAGGATAGCCTGCCTGCTGAACTGCACTGAAGAATGCATTGAAGAGCGGGTTGTCGCATTCCGGTTCTGTTAGATAGAGCGGCCCCACTGCGCCCTGATATTCATCAGCTCCGGCAGTACGGCATTCAAATCGTTTAAAGTATGGCAGACAGTGTGCGTAAGACCAGTTCTCAAGTCCGTCTTCCTTGCTCCACTTTTCATAATCCATCGCGTTGCCACGAATGTAGATCATGCCGTTAATGCAGCTGGACCCGCCAAGAACCTTGCCGCGTGGCTGGTAGATACGACGGTTGTTCATGTGCGGTTCCGGCTCGGATTCGTACCACCAATTGTAGGTTTTGCCTGCTAACGGATACGTCAATGCGGCTGGCATATGAATTCTAAAATCAAGCTTAAAATCCGGAAGACCGGCTTCCAAAACAAGAACCTTATTTTTAGGGTTGGCGCTTAAACGGTTTGCCAAAACAGAACCTGCGGAACCACCACCAACGATTATATAATCATATGTTTTCATAATTACTCTCTCTCTTATTTGTTACTGTTCATCTTCTTGAAGAAATGGGGCATCCGGCTCATTGGTCAGAGCGGCATTCTCGTCGATACACTGGCGCAAAAGCACATAGTGGTGCCCGACGAACGCCAATGCGCGCATAAGTTCACCTTTTGCGATGGCTCGGGCAGTGTCACTCCAGTTGGCTGCGGCCTTCTCACGAAAAACCTTATTATCATACAGAGCATAGTCGTAAGAGCTAAAGCCCCTTTGGATGGCGTGCATCACCCACTCAAAGAGTGGATTACGCCCCATACGTGCAAGCATGATATTTAACTGCCTATCAAGTTCACTTATCGCGATTAAGTCTGGCTCAGTTTCTTTAAGCATTGCCTCCAACCGGAAAGCTTCCTTCATCAGGTCGTCTCTTTCTCTTTGAGAAGCATGTGCGATAACGAGCTGCGTGATAGTCCGGTCCAGTACTTCACGAAACTCGATGAGCTTTTCTGGTTCCACCGGATGCTGTTTGAGGAATAACGCAAGAGATTCTGAGACATTATCAACCTCAATCCGCCGTATATAAGCTCCACCTTTGGAGCCTTTCTTGACCTCAAGGAGACCTTTTTGTTTCAGAACCTTGATGGCTTCACGTATGACTCCACGTCCGGTACCGAACTGTGATTGCATCTCCCTTTCACTGGGAAGACGCTCTCCTGGAGATAGACGTCCATCTACGATAGCCGCTTCAATCTGTAAGGCTACTTCCTCGCTGGCACGCCCGGCCTGTACAGGAATAAAAAGAGAAGGAGGATCATTAAAAATGGTCAATGGTACTACCTATAATGCTTTTTTTTTAAAAATTATTGTCTAATTTTGTATTTTATCGTCATTTGGTAGTACCATTCTACGCAGATTTTTCATAATCCGTCAAGGAGGGGTGGGCAAACAGCAGACCAACTCATTATTGTAACTTACAATTTTATCAGCAGTGCCACTCTTTGACGTTTCTGATAAGACAACAATACCAAACCATTAAACACAAAAAAGCTCCTACACTTTCGTGTAAGAGCTTACTTTGCTTTTGATGACCAAAATGAATTTGAAGACCTGCTTTTATGACAAAGGCTAATTCAAAAAATACCTATCCCGTTTGCTCGATTCACCTACACGTCACGAGAACCAGATTCACTCCAGATTCGCTGAAGATTTTTATTTTTAACTGGTACTACGCTCTCTCCCGCATCATGGGAGAGAAATCTATTATACCCGCAGGATGTCTTTTAGATTACACGACTTCTCGCTGAGGGCTATCTTGAAAACCGTCACTCTGAAAAGTCCTAATCCAAGCCAAAGCCTCTTCCTCAGGAAGTGGAGGTGCATAATAGTAACCTTGGATTCGAACACACTTATGTTTTACCAAAAACTCTTGCTGTTCCAAAGTTTCAACACCTTCCGCCACAACCCCAAGGCCAAGGTTATTGGCAAGACCGATTATGGACCTCACTAAAGAAGCGGCACCGGGATCGTCTACTCCCAAGTCCTTAATGAAACTACGATCAATCTTTAACGTCCGAATTGGTAATGTTCTAAGATAACTGAGTGAAGAATATCCGGTTCCAAAATCATCTAAAGAGAAACTTACGCCATACTCACGCAATGCTTTTATAGTGCTGAGAGAACGTGTTACATCATACATAAGAGTTGTTTCTGTGATTTCGATAGTCAAGTGATCAGCAGGAAAGCCTGTTTGTTCCAATATCTCCACCACACGTTCAACAATATCCTTCTGATGCAAAAGCCGAGTGGAAAAATTCACTGAAACACGAATATCCAAATTCTGTTGATGCCAGATTTTACCTGCTCGACATGAGTTTTCCAAGACCCACATATCCAATTGGGAAATGAGTCCTGTATCCTCGGCAACAGGAATAAAATCAGCCGGAGAGACAAGCGTACCATCCGGCTTCTGCCATCGAACGAGAGCCTCAACACCGAAAACTGTTTCCATTTCGAGATCAATTTGAGGCTGAAAATACACAACAAATTGATTAAACGCCAAAGCTTCGCGTAACTCAGATTCAAGATGCAACTTCTGACGCACTCCTTTATCCATTTCGTCAGAAAAAACAGCGTACGTATTCTTCCCCATATCTTTTGCACGATACATCGCTATGTCGGCATTCTTTATCAACTCGTCAGGAGTTATTCCGTCATTGGGATATGTCACTACCCCAACAGTCAAACCTGTATACAATGCCTTACCGCGAATTTGGATTGGCTTTTCAAAAAGCGAAATAATTTTTTGAGCATTAAGCACAAGTTCATCTACTGTTGAAATGTTCTCAACAACAATAACAAACTCATCACCGCCGAAGCGGGCAACAATATCTTGTTCCTGAACTGCCGCTTGCAATCTGTCGGCAACATGGACCAGAAGCTGATCACCAAGAGAATGACCAAACGTATCATTAATATGCTTAAAACGATCCATATCAAGCATTAATACCCCAGTAAGCATCCCAGTCCGGTCTGAGTTCTTGAATGACTCTAGAAGTCTTTCCTCAAGAAACGTTCTGTTCGGCAATCGGGTTAAGGGGTCGTGGTTAGCCTGAAATACCAGTTTTGTCTCAGCGGCTTTCTGTTCGGAAATATCAACCATGGAAACAACATATTCACTACTTTCTGGGAGCCGTGCCACCGTAACCATAACGTCACGGCTCTCTCCATCTTTTCTAACCACCTTGCTTTCATACCTTTTCGGTGCAGATGCAGGATCGACACGTCGTGCGCGATGAATTTTCCGTACTTGAGGAAGACTCTGTGGATCAATAATTTTCGACCACATTATGCCGGCCTCTAATTCACTAAGCTCATACCCAAGCAACTTGGCGCACTCAGGGTTCACAAAAACCACCGAAGAATCATCTGCCAAAATGGCTGTGGCTGTTCCCGTATTCATAAACAACGCTTGATATCGCTCTTTCGAAACACGCAGTTCTCTTTGTGTTTTTTCAAGTTCACTCAAGTCCACGAAGGACTCCAGCAGCATTGTTTTTCCGTCTTTTTCAAGCTTTCGTACTGACTTAAAAATCGGAATATGATTACCCTCAGAATCAACAATCCGGCATGTTCTTTTATAGCCGTTTTTATGCTGAGTCATAATAGGACAATTATCTGTTTTATCAGGACAAATAAATCCCTTACAGCTTTTACCAATAATGCTTTCCCGATCCACCTTTAAAATGCTTAAGGCAAAATGATTTGCATCAACAATAATACGGCGTTCAGGATCAACCATTACAATACCGACTCCAAGACTATCTAACGCTTCAGTAAGAAATTTCTTTTGCCTGCCAATAGACTGACGCATCTCACTAATAACATTTGCAAGATCGGTAAGCTCGTCTGCACCATCCAGAAAAATAGCTGTTTCACTCGGTTGACCTTCAGCTAACACAACTCGTTCACGAAGAGTTTTTAACCGCCAAAGAATGTGTTTTTCCAGAACATATATGATGAACGAGGCTAGAATTGCTCCCACAATTAACAACAAAATAAGGGTAAAAACCGTTGTTTTGTCACCAAGTTTACTCACATTTCTTGGGGAATTAATTAAAAGCTGGAAGGCATCATGCCCGAGGTAATCCGAAAAAAACAATTTCGACTGAATATAGTCTTTAGAATACGCAAAGCTAACAGGAACATTGTTTTTGTGAAGAGTAGGCGGCAAAGTTGGCTCAGGAACCTTCAAAGAAAAGTCGACTCCCGTTGCAGTGACAAGCGATTTTCGGAGCGCATTATCGAAAGGTTTGCCCATTACGAATACCCCGTTAATCGGACCAGTAAATTTACTGGTAAGAATAGGGTGTGCAACAAACAAAAAAAGCTTTCCCGACAGGTTAATAATCCCCTTATGAATAGTTCTGATTGTAGGCACTGACAACAAAGGGGAATCTGGTTTAAAATGCGCTAACAACTTAGGAGATGGTTCTACAAGCTTCTTATGTTGAGAATCATAGCTGCGGGCATATATCGCCTTTCCTTCTTTATCAAAAAAAAGAATAAAGCTAAGCCCGAAGTTTGCAAAACTCTCTTTCGTTAAGTTTGAAGAAATATATTCATCATTTGCATCAAGAACAAAACCATACGTATCATCCCAGCAAGCCCAATCGATCACATACGATGCCAATTTTTCAAACTCGTTCGTCACCGATTCGCGAACCCGCTCAACATCGTTTCTAGCCAAATCATCTTCTATAGACTGAAATCCTTGCATTATTACATAACGCGAAGAATATGCTGTCATATACAATGTTATTGTAAAAGCTATAAAAAGAAGCGTGAAAATTCGAGATCGAATTGTCGAAAAAAAAGCATGTTGCATATCAGTCCTACGCAGTTCGGTGGCTTTTAAAATAAACTATGAGCTGTCCGGAGTAACTATTCACAGCTCAAATACCGCCTTCTGCGGCCAAAATAGATTTCAAATTGTGCAAATCGAGCCCTGCTCATGCTAAAAAGTAATTTATCAACGATGTCAGTATCGTAATGCAATCACATGCACGTTGGTAAGTCTCACACGGGGGGTACTCTTAATTTTGCACTGGCTTAGTTAACTATAATTTGAACTACATTTTTGCAGTATTCATTATGAAATGTAGTAGTGTTATTAGACAACTAGAAAGCATACTACATTTTTCTACATAACAAATGCTTAAAGCCAGAATACGGTTACTATAATGTATAATAAAATTTTTCAATCAATGTTGGCTATGGCAATTAAATGTAAAAAGGCACAGAAAGACTTTTTAACTGGATGTGGCTGTGCAAATAAAATTCAAAATACTAAAAACGATACCTTTTCAAATACACTTAATAGGACAATCTCTAGTTAGTCCTGCCCCCAACATTTACAATTTCAAAACAATGCCCCCCCACGGCCAACCTGCAAATCAAATAAACATGACCAGATTGTAAGCGGACATCAATACTATTTTATTCTGTTAAGTGCAGCCTGCTACCAAAGTTAACTACTGAATCATTCGTTTTCCCAGATATAAAACAACTGCCTCATGAGTCTGATACAACCTTTGACCACTTTTTCGTCGTAGGGTCGGTTTAAGCTTTCTCCTGAATGAAATAAAAGTAGCACAAACAGTTAACTGTTATCTTTTACCGTACTAGTATTCATTATCTCAACAATCTTCACCCGATCGTTCAGGCTGTAGACATCTGATAGTTTAATACTTTTTCAACAAACTTATTTTCTCTTAACTATGGGGAAGTAATGGAAACTTTGCTTGACAAACATTGGCACTATTTAGACGGAGAGGAAGTGGCTCAACTTCTCGATGTACCACCCTCAAAAGGGTTGGACAAATTTGAAGTAGAACATCGCCTGTCCCACTTTGGCGAAAATGTTATTTCAGTCAAAAAAAGTAAAACAAGTCTGGAGAGATTTCTTCTCCAATTTCATCAGCCCCTCGTTTATATTTTGATTGCAGCAGGTATGGTGACTGCTTTTTTGGGAGAATGGGTTGACTCTCTCGTGATCCTTGGTGTTGTCCTTATTAATGCTTTAGTCGGCCATTTTCAGGAATCCAAAGCAGTGAAAGCTCTTGATTCTTTGTCCTCGAGCATGAATACCGAA contains:
- the betA gene encoding choline dehydrogenase translates to MKTYDYIIVGGGSAGSVLANRLSANPKNKVLVLEAGLPDFKLDFRIHMPAALTYPLAGKTYNWWYESEPEPHMNNRRIYQPRGKVLGGSSCINGMIYIRGNAMDYEKWSKEDGLENWSYAHCLPYFKRFECRTAGADEYQGAVGPLYLTEPECDNPLFNAFFSAVQQAGYPVTKDVNGYKQEGFGKFDRNTHKGRRWNAARAYIHPVKDRENLTVKCKAMTTRIIFEGKRAVGVEYTRGNSTHKAYAGEIISCGGAINSPQLLQLSGVGNGSELSALGINVVQDLPGVGENLQDHLELYVQYACKKPVSMYPALKWYNQPAIGLNWLINGKGAAATNHFEAGGFIRGNDQVEYPNIQYHFLPIAIRYDGSAPNEGHGYQVHVGPMNTDVRGHVKIKSTNANEHPSILFNYLSTEQEKREWVEAIRKTREIMTQSAFDEFRGKELAPGEQAQTDEEILDFVANEGESAYHPSCTCAMGTHDMAVTDSELRVHGVEGLRVVDASVMPYVTNGNIYAPVMMIAEKAADIILGNTPLAPENVPYYKHEK
- a CDS encoding FadR/GntR family transcriptional regulator, which produces MTIFNDPPSLFIPVQAGRASEEVALQIEAAIVDGRLSPGERLPSEREMQSQFGTGRGVIREAIKVLKQKGLLEVKKGSKGGAYIRRIEVDNVSESLALFLKQHPVEPEKLIEFREVLDRTITQLVIAHASQRERDDLMKEAFRLEAMLKETEPDLIAISELDRQLNIMLARMGRNPLFEWVMHAIQRGFSSYDYALYDNKVFREKAAANWSDTARAIAKGELMRALAFVGHHYVLLRQCIDENAALTNEPDAPFLQEDEQ
- a CDS encoding EAL domain-containing protein codes for the protein MARNDVERVRESVTNEFEKLASYVIDWACWDDTYGFVLDANDEYISSNLTKESFANFGLSFILFFDKEGKAIYARSYDSQHKKLVEPSPKLLAHFKPDSPLLSVPTIRTIHKGIINLSGKLFLFVAHPILTSKFTGPINGVFVMGKPFDNALRKSLVTATGVDFSLKVPEPTLPPTLHKNNVPVSFAYSKDYIQSKLFFSDYLGHDAFQLLINSPRNVSKLGDKTTVFTLILLLIVGAILASFIIYVLEKHILWRLKTLRERVVLAEGQPSETAIFLDGADELTDLANVISEMRQSIGRQKKFLTEALDSLGVGIVMVDPERRIIVDANHFALSILKVDRESIIGKSCKGFICPDKTDNCPIMTQHKNGYKRTCRIVDSEGNHIPIFKSVRKLEKDGKTMLLESFVDLSELEKTQRELRVSKERYQALFMNTGTATAILADDSSVVFVNPECAKLLGYELSELEAGIMWSKIIDPQSLPQVRKIHRARRVDPASAPKRYESKVVRKDGESRDVMVTVARLPESSEYVVSMVDISEQKAAETKLVFQANHDPLTRLPNRTFLEERLLESFKNSDRTGMLTGVLMLDMDRFKHINDTFGHSLGDQLLVHVADRLQAAVQEQDIVARFGGDEFVIVVENISTVDELVLNAQKIISLFEKPIQIRGKALYTGLTVGVVTYPNDGITPDELIKNADIAMYRAKDMGKNTYAVFSDEMDKGVRQKLHLESELREALAFNQFVVYFQPQIDLEMETVFGVEALVRWQKPDGTLVSPADFIPVAEDTGLISQLDMWVLENSCRAGKIWHQQNLDIRVSVNFSTRLLHQKDIVERVVEILEQTGFPADHLTIEITETTLMYDVTRSLSTIKALREYGVSFSLDDFGTGYSSLSYLRTLPIRTLKIDRSFIKDLGVDDPGAASLVRSIIGLANNLGLGVVAEGVETLEQQEFLVKHKCVRIQGYYYAPPLPEEEALAWIRTFQSDGFQDSPQREVV